The genomic segment GCAGATCTGCAAGGTGAACGAGAGAGAGGCTCACACCGGAGTCTGACCGTGTTTGTGATGCTGCTGCAATACAGAACTTCTCCACTGGTGGGGCAGGACCACGAGGAAGCAGCCACCATCCAGCGGACAGGGCGGGGGGCTGTGTGCCAGCAGCGTGGACAAGCGTGGCCATCGTTAATTCCTGTTCCCTTGTTGTACGCTCTTACGTGCAACTGCTATGAAAAACCACGTGTCGTTTCAGCCATAACCTTTGTTCCACAGGGAGCTCAGCAGGCTTTGCCTCTTTCAAAGGTCACCGTGTGGTGCCTGTGCTCGGCTCTGCGATCACAGGCTTCACGGCTCTGATGACCGAGTTACCAGCCAAGGAAAGTAGCAAGTCTTCCCCAAGGAAGGCATCCATCATACACTGTCTTGCAGAGCCTGGACACATCAGAGCACAGAGCGTGTGTAAAGTGCAGTGTGTTTTCCTGAAACACGTAGCAAATCGTAAGGAACAAAGGCCAGTTTGATTTTTTCACCTGAATTACCACTCATATGTTCCTCATACTCAAAATGAAGTCCTGATTCCTGGTCTAAACTTGCTAAACTGCAATAGGCAGCATTACACAGCCAGCAAGAATTTCAAAAAAGCCAAAGAGGAATAGATATGTGTTTTAAACACAAAACCTCTTTTGCATCAGAAAAGAGCAGTTTCTGtaaagaggaggggggaaattgaatacaggaaataaaaaaggatagAAAGCCAGAGCCAGTGATGAGAAGTGCTTCAGAGTGCAGAAGGCCAAGGCTTTTTGCGTTTTCTTCTGTCAGGGAAGGGAAGTAGGAACGTTGTTCCATTCCAGTATGGAAGGACTCCAGATGTTTTCCATCCAGCTGTGGCTCTGGGCACTCACCTCTCACCGTCAGCTCAACGGCGTCGCTCTGCTGCACAGCCCCGGCCCCGACCCTGTTTTCGGCCTCACAGTAGTACTTCCCGGTGTCGGAGGGCCGCAGGCTGTCCCACGCCAGCTCGGCCTGGCTGCTCAGGAGCAGGGCTTTCCCTCCCGGGGTGCCCCTGAACCAGCGGTAGCTGATGGGGGGGGACCCGCTGGCCACACAGGTCAGGCTGGTCCGGGCTCCTGCCGGGAAAGTCAGCCCCGGCTCGCTGGCCCTGATGACGGGCTTGGTCGCTGCAACTGGAAGAGAAAGCGGATGGGGCCCGGGTCACGCTGGCCCCGGTTGTGGTGGGGAAGGGTCCTCCCCCCCTCACGGCAGCTCTTGCTCCGGCTTTCAGTGCTTTCCCAGGAGGAAGAGGGGCACCGCTCTCACGTCACCTCTCTGCACAGGTTAAGCTTGGCTTAGCTGTGCCTGTACCAGCTATGCCACCCATTGCACCTCCTACACGAAGGCCTGCTCTGCTGGGTTGATGCCATCTCCGTTCCTCTATAAATCACCACTGCCCAGGCAAAGCAATGCAATATCCCAGGGACTTCCCCTCTGGTGCGTGTCCCTTGGAAACACTGAGCCATCGGATGCGGTAGAGCCCGGGACAAATCGGTAAGTGAGAGGCCACAAatcctcccccagcccccggACCGCAGTATCGTGGGCAGAATTCCTCTCTCTGACCTATTTGCTGCTTCTCGCCGGAGTCTGACACCACTCAGCAAAGCGCTCCTGCATCGGAAGCGGGTGGTCACTGCCTACCCGGTCTGTTCAATTCCTACAAGCCTTCCCGAGCCAAGCCTTCCCCTCCTGCACAGCTTCCTTCTTGGGTTTACCTTTAACAACCTCCACTTTAGTGGTGATCTCTTTTGTTATCAGGCTCTTGTTGCTGGCTCTCCAGGTGACCTGGCAAGTGTAGGTTCCCCTGTCAGAGACCTCCAGGTTCAAGATGTGGAGAGACACGTTCCCTGGGGCGTCCTTCAGGACACTGACCCTGTCCCTGTACTCGGACAGGAGAACGTGGTCGCCAGAGCCATCCCTCCGAAAGATGGTGCCAGAGCTCTGGTCGTGTGCCACAGTCCACATGAGCGTTTGCTGTACGAAGTCCTTCACAGGCACATAGGCACACGGCAAGGTGGTGGATCCCTTCCATACGCCTTTGATCTCACTGGGGCCAGTCAGGTccagaaaagctgcaggaagagtggagagagaaatttaaaaaaaaaaaaaaaaaaaagcaatcacgGTGAAGGCAGCTCCTGGGGGACGAAGCGGTGGTGAGAGCATCAGCAAGTGGGATCCACCGAATCAAAAGCACGGGCAGTCCGTACAGACGATGCGGGACGGTCTGTTCAGGGATGGGCTAACAAAAAAGCAACGCGGCACGAGGAAGACAGATGGGAGACAGCTGATTGCCGGGACTGATGTGTGCCGCGTGTCCAGTTTGGCTCTCATGCTCTGCCTGGTGCTTACCTGCAAGCAAGTGAACGCCATGCAGAGCATAGGATCAGAATTAGCGGACGGCTTAGACCTGAGGGAAAGAGTTCGTCTCAAGCCCGAGTTGCACAGCTCCCCGGTCACAGCTGGCGTCTGCCCCCGCCACCCAATGTCACTCTCGGGGCTTTCCTGGGAAGCACCACACGTTAACAGCAAACCAcagtttttacagttttctctcCTCCGCTGCCCGTTTGTTCTTCTGAAAGACACTGCTTTTTTAGACTGAGCTGAATTTAAGCAACTTAAGCAATGGATCAAAGAAGTCTAAAGCTTTGAATTTTCCTATAAAGATGGGGTCCACTGACTTTGTCCCAGTACGTTTTTGTCACTCTTAGGGCTGAACCTATGCTTCCATGGAAAATTCTTTACCCTTTTCTCCTGGTTTCCAAACCTCCCCTTTCCTGGGAACACAAGAACTAACCAGGCCCTTCGTGCTGGACTGCCGGCTGTGCTCCGTGAAATAACTGTCACAACGTATATGGGATCTTTGCACTCTAAGTACGTGGGCAGCGTTTCCATAGCCTTCATGCACCATCGCGCTCCACAGCCACTGGATTGGAAACAACTGAACACGGAGCCAGCAGCATGCAAAGATGTTGGCGTTTTTGCCATATTTCTATTCCCGAAACAGAACCACCCCTGTACAAACGCAGGCAGACACACCAGTGCCAGGGAAGGAACTGCCCCGAGCAGGAGACCTTTCCTTAGACTCACCGttgcagaggagaagaggaCTCATAAGCATGGCTGCTCTCACCAGCATTCCCATCCTTCCCAGCGCTGCAGCTTCTCCCCCTCGGGGAGGACAGACCTGCTCTCTCCAAGTCAGGGGGTAAATCAGGAACACGTCCCTTTCTTCGCTCACTTTGTCATCGAGAGCCCAGGAAAGCTGCTGATgggttttccttcctctttttcgGAAAAAAAGTGTCTCAGTGATGACTGTCAGAGGTGTGGACAGAACAGAAGTCCTAAGGGAGggtgaaaaagaggaaagtttAAGAATTACTTTTACTCTATTTCGTAGTTCCTGCTGagtatgtttttttcctcttctgttttttaattccacctcagaaaaatgtttcctttgtttctttttatttctaagcacctctttcttcttcttttcctccttgtatTGCTTTCTAAATTATAAGTTTTAACATGCACGTTACATACAAGAAGATCAGAGACAGTACTCTCAAGGAGCTAAACAACCAAGGTCCTTACTATTCATTTtctcagcagcttttctgtgaaGCTCACCactatgttttaaattaagattcATGAAGCACCCTAAATCTTAACATTACCAGTGTGAGAcagatgatcattgtaggtcccctccaactgaaatattctgttctatATCATTATGTCCCATTTAAGAGGTAGGGAATTTAGGTACACAAATCTGAGAACAAATAATTTCCAAGAGCTGCAGGCACCTAGCTTGACCATCCCACTCTGTGTCACAGATTGATCCTCCTTTCTCACGTAGCAATTTAGCTGCTTGGTTGAATTGATTAATTGCATTCAATTAAAAACATGGATTAGGGCCATATGCACCTGCATTTCCCTGTAGGCTACTTTGGAAACAGGTAAACAATTATATGcctagagaaaaaaaggaacttaCCAAAGTAGAAGATCTTTGAGACCATGAAATCATGACTTCTTAACTGTAATGAGATGTGTTATTATTAATTAAAGGTAATATTAGTTATAGTTAATCTGTATGATTAAGTAATTGAGCACTAGACCTGTCTAGGAGATGTATTTGCTCTCTACTGAAACATTGTCTTCAAGAGATTTTACAtgcctttctctgtcttctgcagctcttaatttttcttatgCTCTAACGGCAGAAATCTCTTCTGCTTCATTGTAGTCAGCTGAATTGACATGAGCACTTTGCTACTGCTACATCCAAATTCACCATCCAGTCCTCAAATGCAAGTAACCAGGATAATTAAACACAGTCAACAAAATCCTAGACTACGTTCTAAAGTGCAACCCTCCTTCAATGAGAGTGAGACAATGTTTGCATCTGTCGAAGCACAGT from the Gymnogyps californianus isolate 813 chromosome 9, ASM1813914v2, whole genome shotgun sequence genome contains:
- the LOC127019724 gene encoding V-set and immunoglobulin domain-containing protein 4-like isoform X2; its protein translation is MGMLVRAAMLMSPLLLCNAFLDLTGPSEIKGVWKGSTTLPCAYVPVKDFVQQTLMWTVAHDQSSGTIFRRDGSGDHVLLSEYRDRVSVLKDAPGNVSLHILNLEVSDRGTYTCQVTWRASNKSLITKEITTKVEVVKVAATKPVIRASEPGLTFPAGARTSLTCVASGSPPISYRWFRGTPGGKALLLSSQAELAWDSLRPSDTGKYYCEAENRVGAGAVQQSDAVELTVRDFQRTHLPLYVVILIAVVCGAVIFLVIFLIICIRKPKEAQVYEVKFHNSRAAASSRCESTGYYEEPISATENNYVMEPVKKKRSEEINMKENEYNCIGNTQESEYEVGDAV
- the LOC127019724 gene encoding V-set and immunoglobulin domain-containing protein 4-like isoform X1 → MGMLVRAAMLMSPLLLCNAFLDLTGPSEIKGVWKGSTTLPCAYVPVKDFVQQTLMWTVAHDQSSGTIFRRDGSGDHVLLSEYRDRVSVLKDAPGNVSLHILNLEVSDRGTYTCQVTWRASNKSLITKEITTKVEVVKVAATKPVIRASEPGLTFPAGARTSLTCVASGSPPISYRWFRGTPGGKALLLSSQAELAWDSLRPSDTGKYYCEAENRVGAGAVQQSDAVELTVRDLPTTTVASRRDVGTSGRHHPTTGREKKQTELVFRGTSVISWTPWGSTTITDLPITVVTSENGVGYPEKNYTTQNFQRTHLPLYVVILIAVVCGAVIFLVIFLIICIRKPKEAQVYEVKFHNSRAAASSRCESTGYYEEPISATENNYVMEPVKKKRSEEINMKENEYNCIGNTQESEYEVGDAV